A genomic stretch from Setaria viridis chromosome 1, Setaria_viridis_v4.0, whole genome shotgun sequence includes:
- the LOC117858147 gene encoding uncharacterized protein: MIQLLFVVVLAEASVAAALLFKTPLRKLAVLGLDRLKRGRRAPVAVKTVAGVFLALLASTLYSMAEISGRASDPDSGGGLTPTDQVLFSRHLLEASLMGYTLFLMLVIDRLHQYIRDLRGFKKNLEAVSKHNNMLEEAKVGISEETKKYQEEIANLNKEMDKLKLQVQEKTEEVHVAEDKALAIQKQSEGLLIEYDRLLEDNQHLRIQLQSIDLRLSSS, encoded by the exons ATGATCCAGCTGCTGTTCGTTGTGGTGCTGGCGGAGGCGTCCGTGGCAGCGGCGCTGCTCTTCAAGACGCCGCTGCGGAAGCTCGCCGTGCTGGGCCTCGACCGCCTcaagcgcggccgccgcgcgcccgtcgccgtcaAGACGGTAGCGGGCGTCTTCCTCGCTCTTCTCGCCTCCACGCTCTACAGCATGGCCGAGATCAGCGGCCgcgcgtccgaccccgactCCGGCGGTGGGCTCACGCCCACAGACCAGGTCCTCTTCTCGCGTCACCTCCTCGAGGCGTCCCTCATGG GGTACACCTTGTTTCTTATGCTAGTGATCGACCGGCTTCACCAATACATCAGAGATTTGCGTGGCTTCAAGAAGAACTTGGAGGCTGTATCGAAGCATAATAACATGTTGGAGGAAGCAAAAGTTGGAATTTCAGAGGAGACAAAGAAGTACCAAGAAGAGATTGCCAATCTGAACAAGGAGATGGATAAACTGAAGCTACAAGTCCAAGAAAAGACTGAAGAGGTACATGTTGCTGAGGATAAGGCACTTGCTATCCAAAAACAATCTGAAGGCTTGCTGATTGAATATGATCGCCTGCTAGAGGACAACCAGCACCTTCGGATACAGCTGCAGTCAATTGATCTCAGG